The following proteins are co-located in the Hevea brasiliensis isolate MT/VB/25A 57/8 chromosome 11, ASM3005281v1, whole genome shotgun sequence genome:
- the LOC110653998 gene encoding uncharacterized protein LOC110653998 isoform X1 has translation MAILMVLSPPKINYLRMSASPWKRTMNTTSTTRHFFKPLHCAPVQQELLQDEQVDSVIMCEPCNGKGWLLCDFCEGQKTNVKAENKRIYRRCPSCRAIGYVLCPKCKVFKCVTFPNYSDGGL, from the exons ATGGCAATTCTTATGGTATTAAGTCCACCGAAGATCAATTACTTAAGGATGTCGGCGTCGCCATGGAAGAGGACGATGAACACCACGTCCACCACCAGGCATTTCTTCAAGCCTTTGCACTGTGCTCCAGTGCAGCAGGAGCTGCTGCAAGATGAGCAG GTTGACTCGGTTATCATGTGTGAACCTTGTAATGGAAAAGGATGGCTACTTTGTGATTTCTGTGAAGGACAAAAAACCAATGTGAAAGCTGAAAATAAGCGGATCTACCGTCGATGTCCATCTTGCAGAGCT ATTGGATATGTCTTATGTCCTAAGTGCAAAGTTTTCAAATGTGTTACCTTCCCAAATTATAGTGATGGTGGATTATGA
- the LOC110653998 gene encoding uncharacterized protein LOC110653998 isoform X2: MAILMVLSPPKINYLRMSASPWKRTMNTTSTTRHFFKPLHCAPVQQELLQDEQVDSVIMCEPCNGKGWLLCDFCEGQKTNVKAENKRIYRRCPSCRACVCHAIAC; encoded by the exons ATGGCAATTCTTATGGTATTAAGTCCACCGAAGATCAATTACTTAAGGATGTCGGCGTCGCCATGGAAGAGGACGATGAACACCACGTCCACCACCAGGCATTTCTTCAAGCCTTTGCACTGTGCTCCAGTGCAGCAGGAGCTGCTGCAAGATGAGCAG GTTGACTCGGTTATCATGTGTGAACCTTGTAATGGAAAAGGATGGCTACTTTGTGATTTCTGTGAAGGACAAAAAACCAATGTGAAAGCTGAAAATAAGCGGATCTACCGTCGATGTCCATCTTGCAGAGCT TGTGTCTGTCATGCTATTGCTTGTTGA